In Bosea sp. Tri-49, a genomic segment contains:
- a CDS encoding cold-shock protein, with the protein MATGTVKWFNSTKGFGFIQPDDGSQDVFVHISAVERAGMRDLQEGQKLGFEVARDNKSGKMAAEQLQAA; encoded by the coding sequence ATGGCCACCGGCACAGTGAAATGGTTCAATTCCACCAAAGGTTTCGGCTTCATTCAGCCTGATGATGGCAGCCAGGATGTGTTCGTTCATATCTCGGCAGTCGAGCGCGCTGGAATGCGCGATCTGCAGGAAGGCCAGAAGCTCGGCTTCGAGGTCGCCCGTGACAACAAGTCAGGTAAGATGGCAGCCGAACAGCTTCAGGCGGCGTAA
- a CDS encoding sensor histidine kinase, which translates to MADPILSSQSDLALAVISSSDAPLLLLNDRLEIVVASRSFCRAFLLDPAAVIGQKMTEIGAGEWDIPQLDSLLKATASGFAEVEAYEMNLQRIDSSQRRLIINAHKLEYQNGAEIRILLSVLDVTDARRSEKQKDELLREKAILLQELQHRVANSLQIIASVLMQSARKVQSDETRGHLQDAHHRVMSVAALQQQLATSQIGDVKLKPYLTNLCGSIGASMIHDRDALILDVDVDESVVKADQSISIGLIVTELVINALKHAYPGKRGGRITVSYSATGPNWSLIVADDGVGMPKAAEDAKAGLGTSIVKALAGQLGAEITVTRAKPGTVITLSHVAELDSRGQPVPEAVSEPV; encoded by the coding sequence ATGGCCGATCCCATCTTATCGTCTCAGTCAGATCTGGCCCTCGCTGTGATCTCGTCATCCGATGCGCCGCTCCTCCTGCTCAACGACAGGCTGGAAATCGTCGTGGCGAGCCGATCCTTTTGCCGCGCCTTCTTGCTCGATCCAGCCGCCGTCATCGGACAGAAAATGACCGAAATCGGTGCTGGCGAATGGGACATCCCTCAGCTCGATTCCCTCCTCAAGGCCACGGCCTCGGGCTTCGCGGAAGTCGAAGCCTATGAAATGAACCTGCAGCGGATCGATAGCAGCCAGCGCCGCCTGATCATCAACGCGCACAAGCTCGAGTACCAGAACGGCGCCGAAATCCGGATCCTTCTGTCGGTGCTCGATGTTACTGATGCCCGGCGCAGCGAGAAACAGAAGGACGAGCTTCTGCGTGAGAAGGCGATCCTGCTTCAGGAACTCCAGCACCGCGTCGCCAACAGCCTCCAGATCATTGCAAGCGTCCTGATGCAGAGCGCCCGCAAGGTCCAGTCAGATGAAACGCGCGGCCATTTGCAGGATGCGCATCACCGGGTGATGTCGGTAGCAGCCCTTCAACAACAGCTCGCCACCTCGCAGATCGGCGACGTCAAACTGAAGCCCTATCTCACCAATTTATGCGGGAGCATCGGAGCGTCGATGATCCATGACCGTGATGCCCTCATTCTGGATGTCGATGTGGATGAGAGCGTTGTGAAAGCCGACCAATCCATCAGCATCGGGCTTATCGTCACCGAACTGGTCATCAACGCGCTGAAGCACGCCTATCCCGGTAAACGAGGCGGGCGGATCACCGTGAGCTACAGCGCGACAGGCCCAAATTGGTCTCTCATCGTTGCAGACGACGGTGTTGGAATGCCGAAGGCGGCCGAGGACGCCAAGGCTGGTCTGGGAACGAGCATCGTCAAGGCACTCGCGGGGCAGCTGGGTGCCGAGATCACTGTGACCAGGGCCAAGCCGGGGACCGTCATCACATTGTCCCATGTTGCCGAGCTTGATTCGAGAGGGCAGCCTGTGCCCGAAGCCGTGAGCGAGCCGGTCTGA
- a CDS encoding response regulator: MTQTVVLVVEDEPIIRMDTVAVIEDAGYAVIEAANADDAIIFLETRADIRVVFSDIEMPGSMDGLKLLHAIRERWPPIVLILASGRVSPSRDEMPSDTVFLRKPYSEASLLGAIRRANAVANEAPIC; encoded by the coding sequence ATGACACAGACCGTCGTGCTTGTCGTCGAAGACGAGCCCATTATCCGCATGGACACGGTCGCAGTGATCGAGGACGCCGGCTACGCTGTAATCGAAGCGGCGAACGCCGACGATGCCATTATCTTTCTGGAGACACGGGCTGATATCCGCGTCGTATTCTCCGATATTGAAATGCCTGGGTCGATGGATGGCTTGAAGTTGCTCCATGCCATCCGTGAGCGCTGGCCTCCCATCGTCCTCATCCTTGCGTCGGGTCGCGTATCTCCGTCACGCGACGAAATGCCATCCGACACAGTTTTCTTGCGGAAACCGTATTCCGAGGCCTCATTGCTTGGTGCGATTCGAAGGGCCAACGCCGTTGCGAACGAGGCGCCAATCTGTTGA
- a CDS encoding sensor domain-containing phosphodiesterase yields the protein MIAKGESLECTTDRLCREIELLLPGVWCSVLRVDSGGLLHPLAGPTFPDDYSAGLDGLMIGPQVGSCGSAAYFGTDVSSADIATDPRWTDFRQPALALGLRACWSSPIFDAKGVVLGTFAFYFQEARNPTAREKEIVASCTALCAIALERDQRVTERERRAFVDALTDLPNRASFDVSLARLSCAEAGVWALLLIDLDNMKTINDTFGHAAGDALLQTVAARVSDGVMPDRVYRMGGDEFAVILQGADALADIEGTAGRIFQALAAPADCGGHMILPRATIGGAVLAIEDGDATTVREHADLALYHAKETGRGGFVLYWPGMGSAIKTRIEAIRNVDMALREGRIEAHYQPIVRLDTRSIVGLEALCRLRKPDGEIVAAAIFHQATSDVSVASNLTERMLAAVASDVRSWLEQGIPLQHVGINIASADFHSGTLYSRLESAFGRQNVPLKHIILEVTESVYLGQRDPVVAREIKALRENGLRVALDDFGTGYASLTHLLTVPVDIIKIDKSFVDRLSHGDPSLTIVEGLVDIARKLDIRVIAEGIENERQAGLLTDIGCRLGQGYLFSRAVPYAVVTGLLQRFAQRLPPQNDVMVARVAS from the coding sequence ATGATCGCCAAGGGCGAATCCCTGGAGTGCACGACTGATCGCCTTTGTCGTGAAATAGAGCTGCTTCTGCCGGGTGTTTGGTGTTCCGTTCTTCGGGTAGATAGCGGGGGATTGCTACATCCGCTCGCAGGACCAACATTCCCGGATGACTATTCTGCGGGCCTCGATGGACTCATGATAGGTCCGCAGGTCGGCTCGTGCGGCTCCGCTGCCTATTTTGGAACCGATGTATCATCAGCTGATATCGCAACGGATCCGCGCTGGACTGATTTCAGGCAGCCAGCGTTGGCCCTTGGATTAAGAGCATGTTGGTCGAGTCCGATATTTGACGCGAAGGGAGTCGTACTCGGCACCTTCGCCTTCTATTTTCAAGAGGCGCGCAATCCGACCGCCCGCGAAAAAGAGATTGTCGCGTCTTGTACGGCCCTATGCGCCATTGCCTTAGAGCGCGACCAACGCGTGACCGAGCGCGAGCGCCGGGCTTTTGTTGATGCATTGACCGACCTGCCGAACAGGGCAAGTTTCGACGTTTCACTAGCCCGACTATCTTGCGCTGAAGCAGGCGTTTGGGCGCTGCTGCTTATCGACCTCGATAATATGAAGACAATCAACGACACTTTTGGTCATGCTGCAGGGGATGCTCTGTTGCAGACCGTAGCGGCCCGCGTGAGCGACGGCGTAATGCCGGATCGGGTGTATCGCATGGGTGGCGACGAGTTTGCCGTGATACTCCAGGGAGCAGATGCGCTCGCTGATATCGAGGGAACGGCTGGGCGAATTTTTCAAGCGCTGGCCGCACCTGCTGATTGTGGTGGGCACATGATTCTGCCGCGCGCCACGATCGGTGGCGCAGTGCTGGCAATAGAAGACGGTGACGCCACCACTGTGCGCGAGCACGCAGACCTCGCATTATACCATGCCAAGGAAACCGGGCGCGGCGGGTTCGTTCTGTATTGGCCGGGAATGGGCAGCGCCATCAAAACCAGGATAGAGGCGATCCGGAACGTTGATATGGCTCTCCGCGAGGGAAGGATAGAAGCGCACTACCAGCCCATCGTTCGGCTCGACACAAGATCGATCGTAGGCTTGGAGGCTCTCTGCCGACTTCGAAAGCCCGATGGCGAGATCGTCGCGGCGGCCATTTTTCATCAGGCGACGTCTGACGTGAGCGTCGCTTCAAACTTAACCGAACGCATGTTGGCCGCTGTCGCGTCCGATGTCCGTTCGTGGCTGGAGCAGGGTATTCCGCTACAGCATGTGGGTATCAACATCGCCTCCGCCGATTTTCATAGCGGCACGCTTTATTCCCGCCTTGAGTCCGCCTTCGGCCGGCAGAATGTCCCCTTGAAGCACATCATTCTGGAAGTCACGGAGTCTGTCTATCTCGGCCAGCGCGATCCAGTCGTTGCCCGTGAGATCAAAGCCCTGCGAGAAAATGGGCTGCGCGTGGCGCTTGATGATTTTGGGACCGGATACGCTTCACTCACCCATCTGCTCACCGTTCCGGTCGATATTATCAAAATCGATAAGTCGTTCGTTGATCGTTTAAGCCATGGGGATCCAAGCTTGACGATTGTCGAGGGTCTCGTCGACATCGCCCGCAAGCTCGACATTCGCGTCATCGCGGAAGGCATCGAGAATGAACGCCAGGCAGGCCTCTTGACAGACATCGGATGCAGGCTCGGCCAAGGCTATTTGTTTTCGAGAGCCGTGCCATATGCGGTCGTGACAGGACTCCTGCAGCGGTTCGCCCAGAGGCTCCCGCCACAGAACGATGTGATGGTAGCTCGCGTCGCCAGCTAG
- a CDS encoding MucR family transcriptional regulator produces the protein MSKDSTELLELSAMVVAAFVRHNRLPQADLAGLIEQAYAALGRLGQEPAAPPTEKPVPAVPIKKSVTPDAIYSLEDGKPFKSLKRHLRSAYDMSPEDYRAKWDLPADYPMVAPNYAEARSQMAKSLGLGRKKGQSAPKRRNQRK, from the coding sequence ATGTCCAAAGATTCAACGGAACTGCTCGAATTGTCTGCAATGGTCGTCGCAGCCTTCGTTCGCCATAACCGCCTTCCCCAGGCCGATCTTGCCGGTCTCATTGAACAGGCTTACGCGGCGCTAGGCCGTCTCGGCCAGGAGCCCGCGGCCCCACCGACCGAAAAACCTGTTCCGGCGGTCCCGATCAAGAAATCTGTGACACCTGACGCCATCTACAGCCTCGAAGACGGCAAGCCGTTCAAATCGCTGAAGCGGCATCTGCGCTCGGCCTACGACATGTCGCCGGAGGACTACCGCGCCAAATGGGATCTGCCCGCCGACTACCCGATGGTCGCTCCGAACTATGCCGAGGCGCGCTCGCAGATGGCCAAGAGTCTGGGCCTCGGTCGCAAGAAGGGGCAGAGCGCCCCAAAAAGGCGGAACCAGCGGAAATGA
- a CDS encoding MarR family transcriptional regulator yields MLDRAIVAHVDKGPWPYAAGLIRRSGFREALGSYCAAMIQRPELSWPADKFFGQRLRYLVSFSLIGLDARWRRNVGEAPTLAALQRIAPASTRQIAELVGTLKLSGYVVASRLAADGRALRLSPSMTLLREIGRSPLAFLDACERLDPPDSPMAAKLRSDADGLADWLGASYEMFRQEDLYFAPFSNVVEFTGRDCGYPVLTAVLAAHYAALAGVAPPAPLSYRGLGERFRVSRQHVGNILASAERRGCFIVDRGGRRVIVSADFLSEFETWAAGQMAHYRLLVERVSGTLS; encoded by the coding sequence ATGCTTGACCGCGCGATCGTCGCCCATGTCGACAAAGGTCCATGGCCCTATGCCGCCGGCCTGATCCGCCGCAGCGGCTTTCGCGAGGCTTTGGGCTCATATTGCGCTGCGATGATCCAGCGGCCGGAGCTGTCGTGGCCAGCGGACAAGTTCTTCGGCCAGAGGCTGCGCTACCTTGTCTCTTTTTCTCTGATCGGTCTCGATGCGCGCTGGCGCCGGAATGTCGGCGAGGCGCCGACGCTCGCTGCGCTCCAGCGCATCGCGCCAGCCAGCACTCGGCAGATTGCGGAACTGGTCGGCACACTCAAGCTGAGCGGTTATGTCGTCGCGAGCCGGCTCGCAGCAGACGGCCGAGCTTTGCGGTTAAGCCCCTCGATGACGCTGCTCCGGGAGATCGGCCGCTCACCCCTGGCTTTTCTCGACGCCTGCGAACGCCTGGATCCGCCGGACTCGCCAATGGCGGCGAAGCTTCGGTCAGATGCTGACGGGCTCGCGGATTGGCTCGGCGCCTCTTACGAGATGTTTCGGCAGGAGGACCTCTACTTCGCTCCCTTTAGCAATGTGGTCGAGTTCACCGGGCGGGATTGCGGTTACCCGGTGCTGACGGCGGTCCTGGCCGCGCACTATGCCGCGCTGGCCGGAGTTGCTCCGCCCGCGCCTCTCTCCTATCGGGGACTAGGCGAGCGCTTTCGCGTCTCACGGCAGCACGTCGGCAATATCCTCGCGAGCGCGGAACGACGTGGCTGTTTCATCGTCGACCGTGGTGGTCGCAGAGTTATCGTTTCGGCCGACTTTTTATCCGAGTTCGAGACTTGGGCGGCAGGCCAGATGGCACATTACCGCCTGCTGGTTGAGCGTGTATCCGGTACGCTCAGCTAA
- a CDS encoding autotransporter domain-containing protein, translating to MTLTTTSSAAVESSTNLQIDGTHELSSSLAVNGLSGSGLIVLGPGAHLTAGSQNASSVLSGAISGNDGGLTKEGTGTLTLTGNNSYSGGTTINAGTLALSGAGSLAASGSLNLAGGGAAFDISAATGGRTIRSLAGSPGTAITLGANTLTLGGGPNTTFGGSIIGTGGIVKQGSGTLTLTGANTYTGGTTVNAGTLALNGVGSLAASGSLSLAGAAAAFDINAAAANQTIGAFSGVTSSTVVLGANTLTFGNATNQTFAGSIGGSGSIVKQGTGRQTLSGTSSYSGTTTVSAGELRVDGALTGLGAVTIAAGATLSGTGSIAGAVAVDGTLSAGHSPGTLIVGSLTLNSGSTSLFELNTPGVVGGSNPVTGNDLVEVTGDLTLGGALDASAAAAGYYRLFDYGGTLTGSFDSQRVTSTRGGFAIASAQVDTAVSGQVNLVVLGAGQTMQFWDGANTSGNGTVDGAAGTWSVFGTNWTDNTGSANAGWGGSVGIFAGAAGGAVIVAGTVSFDTLQFSTNGYSLSGGTLSIMPASGAAGTFNVDNGVVASIGSTIVDGSGTAIVKVGGGTLILSGSNSYTAGTAIDGGTLQVSGDANLGAASGGLSFDGGTLRTTAKFSLARNAVINAAGGIVQTDADLSLSGVISGSGGLTKTGSGMLTLTGTNNYVGGTMITDGVLQIGDGGISGSITGAVVNNRTLTFNRSNDIAFAGAISGRGDVQKRGAGSLTLTGSNTYSGGTFIAQGTLIGSASSFGVSQIVNNSALVIDQPTDASFANTIDGTGSFTKRGAGNLTLTGTSALAGSTTIEAGKLTVNGSLRASTVTVLSDAVLSGSGTVGGIVAGAGATVAPGNSIGTLNVSDNVSFASGSTYQVEINAAGQGDRIVASGSATITGGTVEVVAENGNYAASTNYTILTATGGVSGRFSTVSSNLAFLTPSLSYGGTDVTLTMTRNDTGFGPGGGGSSGGSSSGGSSGSSGGDYIAATRNQGFIAIAAERLGVGNPVYDTLISATAAEARAGFDLLSGEAHAQAVSVMIDESRLVRDAILSRLRGPLLTQPGQQVAASFSADLSGRKGAVMIQALQPQPRHALWGEAFGGTGSSNADGNAAGLSRRSGGALLGADMLLYDTPGSSLKLGVAGGYSQSRFDLDARRSSGKLDSGHAALYARARFGNWRLDAGLAYSWSESDIRRQIQTRGFGDSLQLQRPGAVAQGFAELGYGFVFGGFALEPYAQLALIHVSADADTEQGGAAALRVLSSEQTLGFTTLGLRTEAQIGAMPLFARAALGWRHGFGELTPTAKTAFALGTTPAQVFAAPIDREAVVAEAGLDWRISQATTLGLTYSAAVGERSRNHALKGRVEMRF from the coding sequence GTGACGTTGACAACCACCAGCTCCGCGGCCGTCGAAAGCTCGACCAATCTCCAGATCGACGGTACGCACGAACTGAGCTCTTCGTTGGCGGTGAACGGCCTCAGCGGTAGCGGGCTGATTGTGCTGGGTCCCGGCGCGCATCTGACCGCTGGCTCGCAAAATGCCAGCTCCGTCTTGAGCGGTGCGATCTCGGGCAACGATGGCGGGCTCACCAAGGAGGGCACGGGCACGCTGACCTTGACGGGCAACAACTCCTACTCCGGCGGCACCACGATCAACGCCGGCACGCTCGCGCTGAGCGGCGCCGGCAGCCTCGCCGCGAGCGGCAGTTTGAACCTCGCCGGAGGGGGCGCGGCCTTCGACATCAGCGCCGCGACCGGCGGCCGGACTATCCGCAGCCTAGCCGGCTCACCCGGCACCGCCATTACGCTCGGCGCCAACACACTGACCCTTGGCGGTGGCCCGAACACGACCTTCGGCGGTTCGATCATCGGCACCGGCGGTATCGTGAAGCAGGGCTCGGGCACGCTGACGCTGACGGGTGCCAACACCTACACGGGCGGCACCACGGTCAATGCCGGCACGCTCGCGCTGAACGGTGTTGGCAGCCTCGCCGCGAGCGGCAGCCTCTCGCTCGCCGGTGCCGCGGCGGCGTTCGACATCAACGCCGCGGCAGCCAACCAGACGATCGGCGCGTTTTCGGGCGTCACCAGCAGCACAGTTGTACTCGGCGCCAATACGCTGACCTTCGGCAATGCGACGAACCAGACCTTCGCCGGTTCGATCGGCGGCAGCGGCAGCATCGTCAAGCAGGGCACCGGCAGGCAGACGCTGAGCGGGACCAGCAGCTATAGTGGCACCACGACGGTTTCCGCCGGTGAGCTGCGCGTCGACGGCGCACTGACCGGGCTCGGTGCGGTGACGATTGCAGCCGGCGCAACCCTGTCCGGTACCGGCAGCATCGCCGGGGCCGTGGCCGTGGACGGCACCTTGTCGGCGGGCCACAGCCCCGGCACGCTGATAGTCGGATCGCTGACGCTCAACAGTGGCTCGACTTCGCTCTTCGAGCTGAACACGCCGGGAGTGGTCGGCGGCAGCAATCCCGTCACCGGCAACGACCTCGTCGAGGTCACCGGCGACCTTACGCTCGGCGGTGCGCTCGACGCGAGCGCGGCGGCGGCCGGCTACTATCGCCTGTTCGACTATGGCGGCACGCTCACCGGCAGCTTCGACAGTCAGCGCGTGACCTCGACTCGCGGCGGCTTCGCCATCGCCAGCGCGCAGGTCGATACAGCCGTGTCAGGGCAGGTCAACCTCGTTGTGCTCGGGGCCGGCCAAACCATGCAGTTCTGGGACGGTGCGAATACATCCGGCAATGGCACCGTCGACGGGGCGGCCGGCACTTGGTCCGTCTTTGGCACCAATTGGACTGACAACACCGGCAGCGCCAATGCCGGCTGGGGCGGCTCGGTCGGCATCTTCGCCGGGGCCGCGGGCGGTGCGGTGATTGTTGCAGGTACTGTGAGCTTCGACACGCTGCAGTTTTCGACCAATGGCTATTCGTTGAGCGGCGGTACGCTCTCGATCATGCCGGCGAGCGGAGCGGCTGGTACCTTCAACGTCGACAACGGTGTCGTGGCCAGCATCGGCTCGACCATCGTCGATGGCAGTGGGACGGCCATCGTCAAGGTTGGCGGCGGCACGCTCATTCTCTCGGGAAGCAACAGCTACACCGCCGGCACTGCGATCGATGGCGGCACGCTCCAGGTGTCGGGGGATGCCAATCTCGGCGCGGCCTCGGGCGGCCTGAGTTTCGACGGCGGTACGCTGAGGACGACAGCGAAATTCTCTTTGGCGCGCAATGCTGTGATCAATGCGGCCGGCGGCATCGTCCAGACCGATGCCGACCTGTCCTTGTCGGGTGTCATCAGCGGCAGCGGCGGGCTGACGAAGACCGGCAGCGGCATGTTGACGCTGACCGGAACCAATAACTACGTAGGCGGCACGATGATCACCGACGGCGTCCTGCAGATCGGCGATGGCGGCATCTCGGGCTCGATCACCGGCGCTGTCGTCAACAATCGCACGCTCACCTTCAATCGTTCGAACGACATCGCCTTCGCCGGCGCGATCTCGGGCAGGGGCGACGTGCAGAAGCGCGGTGCCGGGTCGCTGACCTTAACGGGCAGCAATACCTATTCCGGCGGCACATTCATCGCGCAGGGCACGCTGATCGGCTCGGCCAGCAGCTTCGGCGTCAGCCAGATCGTGAATAATAGCGCTCTCGTCATCGACCAGCCGACGGATGCCAGCTTCGCCAATACGATCGACGGCACTGGTTCCTTCACCAAGCGCGGTGCCGGTAACCTCACCCTGACGGGCACGAGCGCGCTTGCCGGCTCGACCACGATCGAGGCAGGCAAGCTTACGGTCAACGGCTCGCTCAGAGCGTCCACAGTCACGGTGCTGAGCGACGCGGTGCTCAGCGGCTCGGGCACGGTCGGTGGCATCGTCGCCGGTGCCGGCGCGACGGTGGCGCCGGGCAACTCAATCGGCACACTCAACGTTTCCGACAATGTCTCCTTCGCCAGCGGCTCGACCTATCAGGTCGAGATCAACGCTGCCGGTCAGGGCGACCGGATCGTCGCTTCGGGATCAGCGACGATCACCGGCGGCACGGTCGAGGTCGTCGCCGAGAATGGCAACTACGCGGCGAGCACCAACTACACCATCCTGACCGCCACAGGCGGCGTCAGCGGCCGGTTCAGCACGGTGTCGTCGAACCTCGCCTTCCTGACGCCCTCGCTCTCCTATGGCGGCACAGATGTCACCCTGACCATGACCCGTAACGATACAGGCTTCGGCCCGGGCGGCGGTGGCAGCTCGGGGGGCAGTAGCTCCGGTGGCAGTTCCGGCAGCAGCGGCGGCGATTACATTGCCGCGACCCGCAACCAGGGCTTCATCGCGATCGCGGCGGAGCGTCTGGGGGTAGGCAATCCAGTCTATGACACGCTGATCTCGGCCACGGCGGCCGAGGCCCGCGCGGGCTTCGACCTGCTCTCGGGCGAGGCGCATGCGCAAGCCGTCAGCGTGATGATCGACGAGAGCCGGCTGGTGCGCGACGCGATCCTCTCGCGCCTGCGCGGACCGCTGCTCACTCAGCCGGGCCAGCAGGTCGCAGCCTCGTTCAGCGCCGACCTGTCGGGCCGCAAGGGCGCGGTCATGATCCAGGCTCTGCAGCCGCAGCCCCGCCACGCCCTCTGGGGCGAAGCCTTTGGCGGCACCGGCAGCAGCAATGCCGACGGCAATGCCGCGGGGCTCAGCCGCCGCAGCGGCGGCGCCCTGCTGGGCGCCGACATGCTGCTCTACGACACCCCCGGCTCCTCTCTCAAGCTCGGCGTCGCCGGCGGATACAGCCAGTCGCGCTTCGATCTCGATGCGCGCCGCTCCTCGGGCAAGCTCGACAGCGGCCATGCGGCGCTGTATGCCCGCGCCCGCTTCGGCAACTGGAGGCTCGACGCCGGCCTGGCTTATTCCTGGTCGGAGAGTGACATCCGCCGGCAGATCCAGACCCGCGGTTTTGGCGACAGCTTGCAACTCCAGCGCCCGGGCGCCGTGGCGCAGGGCTTCGCCGAACTCGGCTATGGCTTTGTCTTCGGCGGCTTTGCGCTCGAGCCCTACGCCCAGCTCGCCCTGATCCATGTCAGCGCCGATGCCGATACCGAGCAGGGCGGCGCGGCAGCACTGCGGGTGCTCTCCTCCGAGCAGACCCTCGGCTTCACCACCCTCGGCCTGCGGACCGAGGCGCAGATCGGCGCGATGCCGCTCTTTGCCCGCGCCGCGCTCGGCTGGCGCCATGGCTTCGGCGAACTCACCCCAACGGCGAAGACCGCCTTTGCCCTCGGCACGACGCCAGCGCAGGTCTTCGCCGCACCGATCGACCGCGAGGCTGTTGTCGCCGAGGCCGGCTTGGACTGGCGCATCTCCCAGGCCACCACGCTCGGCCTGACCTATTCCGCCGCGGTCGGCGAACGCTCAAGAAACCACGCCCTCAAGGGAAGGGTAGAAATGCGCTTCTGA
- a CDS encoding DUF1254 domain-containing protein — MKITRRSAALGGLGLLAGTAMARSALAEQGAFHGIGESLEEFWLATDAYIFGYPLVTMEMTRRIMTNVAEPVGTRAPMGHIIKLRNYPDASFKDVTAPNADTLYTTAFFDVGKEPWVLSVPDMKDRYFLLPMLDGWTTVFQVPGKRTTGTGAQTYAITGPGWKGTLPEGVKEYKSSTNIVWLLGRIYCTGTPEDYAAVHKLQDEFKLVPLSAYGKPYTPPAGKADPAIDMKTAVRDQVNRMDAVSYFTLLCELMKTNPPSEADAAQLARFASIGIVPGQSFDASKLKADFAKRIPEIAFDRIMLQFKINKAITQQNGWAFTTKTGIYGTDYLMRALITAIGLGANRPQDAVYPTSKADADGHKYSGANKYVMRFPKGHLPPVEGFWSLTMYDDKYFFVNNPLNRYSVSARQNLQTNPDGSTDLYIQKDSPGKDKESNWLPAPAGDFILMLRMYWPSETDPSIISGSWTIPAARKLT; from the coding sequence ATGAAGATCACTCGTCGGTCCGCTGCACTCGGCGGATTGGGCTTGCTCGCCGGCACGGCGATGGCTCGCTCGGCGCTCGCCGAGCAGGGGGCGTTCCACGGCATCGGCGAAAGTCTCGAGGAGTTCTGGCTCGCGACCGACGCCTACATCTTCGGCTATCCGCTGGTGACGATGGAGATGACCCGTCGGATCATGACCAATGTCGCCGAGCCCGTTGGCACCCGGGCGCCGATGGGCCATATCATCAAGCTGCGCAACTATCCCGACGCCTCGTTCAAGGACGTCACGGCGCCGAACGCCGACACGCTCTACACGACCGCCTTCTTCGATGTCGGCAAGGAGCCCTGGGTCCTGAGCGTCCCGGATATGAAGGATCGTTATTTCCTGCTGCCGATGCTCGACGGCTGGACCACGGTGTTCCAGGTCCCGGGCAAGCGCACCACCGGCACCGGCGCCCAGACCTATGCGATCACCGGCCCCGGCTGGAAGGGCACGCTGCCGGAGGGCGTGAAGGAATACAAATCGTCGACCAACATCGTCTGGCTGCTCGGCCGCATCTACTGCACCGGCACGCCGGAGGACTATGCCGCCGTGCACAAGCTCCAGGACGAGTTCAAGCTCGTGCCGCTGAGCGCCTATGGCAAGCCCTACACGCCGCCGGCTGGCAAGGCCGACCCGGCGATCGACATGAAGACGGCGGTCCGTGACCAGGTCAACCGCATGGATGCGGTGTCCTATTTCACCTTGCTCTGCGAGCTGATGAAGACGAATCCGCCTTCTGAAGCGGACGCCGCTCAGCTCGCGAGATTTGCCAGCATCGGCATCGTCCCCGGCCAGTCGTTCGATGCGAGCAAGCTCAAGGCGGATTTCGCCAAGCGCATCCCGGAGATCGCCTTCGACAGGATCATGCTCCAGTTCAAGATCAACAAGGCGATCACGCAGCAGAACGGCTGGGCGTTCACCACGAAGACCGGCATCTACGGCACGGACTACCTGATGCGGGCGCTGATCACGGCGATCGGGCTCGGCGCCAACCGCCCGCAGGACGCGGTCTACCCGACCTCGAAGGCGGATGCCGACGGGCACAAATACAGTGGAGCGAACAAGTACGTCATGCGCTTCCCCAAGGGGCACCTGCCGCCGGTCGAGGGGTTCTGGTCGCTGACCATGTATGACGACAAGTACTTCTTCGTGAACAATCCGCTGAATCGCTACTCCGTCAGCGCACGGCAAAACCTGCAAACCAATCCGGACGGCTCGACGGACCTCTACATCCAGAAGGATTCGCCCGGAAAGGACAAGGAGTCGAACTGGCTTCCCGCGCCTGCCGGCGACTTCATCCTGATGCTGCGGATGTACTGGCCGAGCGAGACCGACCCGTCGATCATCAGCGGCAGCTGGACGATTCCTGCGGCCCGGAAACTCACCTGA
- a CDS encoding Hsp20/alpha crystallin family protein: protein MPIRDLIPWGSNKGSEITKREEDNPVFSLQRDVNRIFDDFWKRFDQPFGAFGRWAPDGPKADVTEMESALEISIELPGIDQSEIDISLTSNTLTVKGEKRSERDESDKGYHLSERAYGSFYRSIPLPGGVDTDKASAEFKNGVLTVTLPKTQEALTQVKKITVKAN, encoded by the coding sequence ATGCCAATCAGAGACCTGATCCCCTGGGGTAGCAACAAGGGGAGCGAAATCACGAAACGGGAGGAGGATAACCCCGTCTTCTCCCTCCAACGTGATGTGAACCGGATCTTCGATGATTTCTGGAAGCGGTTCGATCAGCCGTTCGGGGCGTTCGGACGCTGGGCTCCTGACGGGCCCAAAGCCGACGTTACCGAGATGGAAAGCGCACTGGAGATCTCGATTGAACTTCCGGGCATCGACCAGAGTGAAATCGATATTTCGCTCACCAGCAATACTCTTACCGTCAAAGGTGAGAAGAGGAGTGAACGCGACGAAAGCGATAAAGGCTATCACCTCTCGGAACGCGCTTATGGTTCGTTCTACCGCTCGATCCCGTTGCCGGGCGGCGTCGACACGGACAAGGCCAGCGCCGAATTCAAAAATGGCGTCCTGACCGTGACGCTTCCGAAAACACAGGAGGCGCTCACTCAGGTGAAAAAGATCACGGTCAAGGCAAACTAA